A DNA window from Pseudomonadota bacterium contains the following coding sequences:
- a CDS encoding TIM44-like domain-containing protein, with product MSRSHLSRLAAGLVLAALMLAPALAEAAAGSGSSAGSRGSRTYSAPAPTQTAPSSQPVQRSMTQPTQPQRPAATPQTAPGQAQPSFFQRNPFVGGLIGGLVGAGIAGMLFGHGFFGGDFGMAGMLGLFLQLALVGVAVYFLFSWLRSRNGAQGFGFGQAPVPAGGPAGALGSQANRYDAHAGSGGGQPVRDEIGIGQDDLGAFEHQLKGIQAAWSKQDLGALRRLVTPEMLHYFSEELAQMASRGVVNRVENVQLLQGDLSEAWRESDVEYATVAMRWSANDTMVDAASGKVVEGDPQHPKETTEVWTFMRGRGGNWLLSAIQQV from the coding sequence GCGGCAGCAGTGCCGGCAGCCGCGGTTCACGCACCTATAGCGCGCCGGCGCCGACCCAGACCGCACCCTCGAGCCAGCCGGTGCAGCGCAGCATGACGCAGCCCACGCAGCCGCAGCGTCCGGCCGCGACCCCGCAGACGGCGCCCGGCCAGGCCCAGCCTTCCTTCTTTCAGCGCAACCCCTTCGTCGGCGGCTTGATCGGCGGCCTCGTCGGCGCCGGCATCGCCGGGATGCTGTTCGGTCATGGCTTCTTCGGCGGCGACTTCGGCATGGCGGGCATGCTCGGTCTCTTCCTGCAGCTGGCGCTGGTCGGCGTCGCGGTATATTTCCTGTTCTCCTGGCTGCGCTCGCGGAACGGCGCCCAGGGCTTCGGCTTTGGCCAGGCGCCGGTGCCGGCGGGCGGGCCTGCCGGTGCCTTGGGTTCGCAAGCGAACCGCTACGATGCGCATGCCGGCTCGGGCGGCGGCCAACCGGTGCGCGATGAGATCGGCATCGGCCAAGACGATCTCGGGGCCTTCGAGCACCAGCTGAAGGGGATCCAGGCGGCCTGGTCGAAGCAGGATCTGGGCGCGTTGCGCCGCTTGGTGACGCCGGAGATGCTGCATTACTTCTCCGAAGAGCTGGCCCAGATGGCCAGCCGTGGCGTCGTCAACCGGGTCGAGAACGTGCAGCTCCTGCAGGGCGATCTGTCGGAGGCCTGGCGCGAAAGCGACGTCGAATACGCCACCGTCGCAATGCGCTGGTCGGCCAACGACACCATGGTCGACGCGGCGAGCGGCAAAGTTGTCGAGGGCGACCCGCAGCACCCGAAGGAGACGACCGAGGTCTGGACCTTCATGCGCGGCCGCGGCGGCAACTGGCTGCTCTCGGCGATCCAGCAGGTCTGA
- a CDS encoding isochorismatase family protein: MDGERAPKFGSKDLRMPDALRGPLLAHLADLRRAYERRDWAGRVGFGTRPAVIVIDLAQYWVDPKQTIGSNLEVVVEAAATVVRAARAAGAPVFFTTYARDRAHPPSPHDKKQSIKLPVEEKHLWEIDPRLERRPTEKLILKRYASAFKGTNLLDMLTMLRVDTLIVTGVSTSHCVYATCREATDCFHVIVPREAVGERCELMHEVFLHDIDVDLGDVMPLVDVVGYLGTVKPAAA, translated from the coding sequence ATGGATGGTGAGCGAGCGCCCAAATTCGGCTCCAAGGACCTCCGGATGCCCGACGCGCTCCGCGGCCCGCTTCTCGCCCATCTCGCCGATTTGCGCCGGGCTTATGAGCGCCGGGACTGGGCGGGACGCGTCGGCTTCGGCACGCGGCCGGCGGTCATCGTCATCGATCTGGCGCAATACTGGGTCGACCCCAAGCAGACCATCGGCAGCAACCTCGAGGTTGTGGTCGAGGCCGCCGCCACGGTGGTCCGCGCGGCGCGTGCCGCCGGTGCTCCGGTCTTCTTCACCACATACGCCCGCGACCGAGCTCACCCGCCGAGCCCGCACGACAAGAAGCAGTCGATCAAGCTTCCGGTCGAAGAAAAGCATCTCTGGGAGATCGACCCGCGCCTGGAGCGACGGCCGACGGAGAAGCTCATCCTGAAGCGCTACGCGTCAGCCTTCAAGGGAACGAACCTTCTGGACATGCTGACCATGCTCCGCGTCGACACGCTGATCGTCACCGGCGTCAGCACCAGCCATTGCGTCTACGCCACCTGCCGGGAGGCGACCGATTGCTTCCACGTGATCGTGCCGCGGGAAGCGGTGGGCGAGCGCTGCGAGCTGATGCACGAGGTGTTCCTGCACGACATCGACGTCGATCTCGGCGATGTCATGCCGCTGGTCGACGTAGTCGGCTACCTCGGCACAGTGAAGCCGGCGGCCGCCTAG